The window GCCCGGCCGCGGCGCTCGACGCGGTGGTGAGCAGGATCGCCGCGAGCATCAGCAGCAGACGCGTCCGCTCCACCCGCACCCCGAGGGCGTACGCGGCGTCGTCGCCCATCTCCATCATCCGCAGGGCCCGGCCCTGTCCCAGGACCAGCGGGAAGAGCACCGCGCACACCGCGAGCAGCGGCCACACCTGCGCCCAGTCCCGGCCGGCCAGCGAACCGGTCAGCCAGACCATGGCACGGGTGGCCTCGATCATCTGGGCCTTCGTGATCAGGTACTGGATCACGGCGACGAGGATCGCGGAGACGCCGATGCCGACCAGCACCAGCCGGTAGCCCTGGATGCCCTGCTTGTACGCCAGCAGGTAGACGACGGCTCCGGCCAGCAGGCCGCCGACCAGCGCGCCGACGGCCACCTCGGTGGCGCCGCCCTTGAACAGGATGATGACGACGAGCGCGCCGACCGCCGAGCCGTAGCCGAAGCCGAGCAGGTCCGGGGAGCCCAGCGGGTTGCGGGAGACCGACTGGAAGACGGCTCCGGAGATCCCGAGGGCCGCGCCGACGAGCAGCGCGACCAGGACCCGCGGCAGGCGCAGGTCGTTGACGATGAAGTCGGTGGCGGGGGTGCCGTTGCCCAGCAGGGTCTGCACGACGTCCCACGGCGCGATCCGGAAGTCGCCGGTGCCGATGAGTACGACGGTCATCGCGAAGGCCGCGACGGTCAGCAGGACCCCGACGGCCGCTGCGCGCCGCTCGACGCGCAGCGAGATCCCGCCGGGCAGGCGCAGCGGACGGGATCCGGAGCGGCCCTTGCGGGCGGTGCCGGCAGCCGTCACGTTCTCGGGAGAGGTCGACGTCGAGGTCGCGGTCACAGCTGGGCCATCCTCTTGCGCCGAACCAGGTAGATGAAGACCGGGCCGCCGATGAGCGCGGTCACGACGCCGACCTGCAGTTCGGCGGGCCGGGTGACGACCCGGCCGACGATGTCGGCGCCGAGCAGCAGGACCGGCGACAGGACGGCCGAGTACGCGAGCACCCAGCGCATGTCCGGACCGGTGAACGCCCGGACCAGGTGCGGGACCATCAGCCCGATGAACACGATCGGCCCGCACGCGGCGGTCGCCGCCCCGCACAGCAGGGTGATGGCGATCATGGCGCCGATACGGGTCCGCGTCAGGTGCGCGCCGAGCGCCCGTGCCGTGTCGTCGCCCATGGCCATCGCGTTGAGCGGCCGGCCCAGCGACAGCGCGAGCACCGCGCCGAGCAGCAGGAAGGGGGCCACCTGCCGGACGGTGTCCATGTTGGCCGAGGCCAGCGAACCCACCGTCCAGAAGCGCAGCTTGTCCAGCGCCTTGCTGTCCATCAGCTGCACGGCGTTGATGTAGCCGACCAGGGCGGCGCTGGCCGCCGTACCGGCGAGCGCGAGGCGCACCGGCGTCGCGCTGCGGCTGCCGCCGAGCACGTACACGACGACCGAGACCACGGCGGCGCCGAGGAAGGCCCACCACACGAACTCGCTCAGCGAGCTCGCTCCGAAGAAGCTGATCGCGGAGACCACGGCGGCCGCGGCACCCGCGTTGACCCCGAGGATGCCGGGCTCGGCCAGCGGGTTGCGGGCCAGCGCCTGCATCACCGCACCCGACAGGCCGAGTCCGAGTCCGACCATCAGCCCGAGCAGGGTGCGCGGGATCCGCAGGTCCCGCACCACCACGTCGGCGGGCGTTCCCGCGTAGGCGAACAGGCCGTGCCAGACCTCGTCCAGGGACATCGGCTTGGCGCCCACGGCGATGCTCACGACGGCGATCATGGCCAGCACCACGAGGCCGGCGAGCAGACCGGCGGCGCGCACGGCATGGCGCTTGCGGGTTACGGAGGCTGCGGCGCCCTGTTCGAGCTCCGCGCTCCGTTCGGGTTCAGGGGGACTCTCGACCAACACGCAGGTTAGGCTAACCTACCCTCCGCACGGGCGGATCCCCCGGATGCCCCTAAAGACCCAGCCTGGCCAGCGCCTTCGCCGCGTCCAGCGTGCAGACCCCGTCCCCGGCCACGGTCCAGGCCGCCGCACACAGCGCCCGCAGACCGTCGAGCGGATCCCCGGCCGAGCCCTCGTTCCCCTCCTCCGCGCGCAGTTCCAGCACGCCGCCGTTCGTCGCGACCGCCGTCCAGCCGCCGCAGCGGAACCCCTCCGCGCAGGGCTCCACCTCCGGCTGACCGGTCAACAGCCCCCGCAGGTCGCGGTCCACGTAGGTCGGCCGGTGCCTGGGCTCCGCCCGCAGCAGCTGCTCCGCGTCCGTCACCCCGGTCAGCACCAGCAGCGAGTCCACCTCCCCGTTGAAGGCGCCCTCGATGTCGGTGTCCAGCCGGTCCCCGACCACCAGCGGCCGCTCCGCCCCGGTCCGCAGCACCGTCTCCCGGTGCATCGGGGGCAGCGGCTTGCCCGCCACCTGCGGCTCCGCGCCCGTGGCGATCCGTACGACCTCCACCGCGGCCCCGTTGCCCGGCGCGATCCCCCGCGCCCCCGGAATCGTCAGGTCGGTGTTCGACGCGAACCACGGCACCCCGCGGTTGATGGCGTACGAGGCCTCCGCGAACCGCCCCCACGGCAGGTCGGGCCCCCCGTACCCCTGGACGACCGCCGCGAGGCCCTCCTCCTCGGCCGAGTCCACCGGCACCAGACCCCGCTCGCGCAGCGCGACCCGCAGCCCTTCCCCGCCGATCACCAGCACCTTGGACCCCGGCTCCACCTGCTCCGCGATCAGCCGGGCCACCGCCTGCGCCGAGGTGATCACCTCGCCCGCCTCCGTCGGGATGCCCAGCTCGCCCAAGTGCTCCGCGACCGCGT is drawn from Streptomyces sp. NBC_01232 and contains these coding sequences:
- a CDS encoding FecCD family ABC transporter permease — translated: MTAAGTARKGRSGSRPLRLPGGISLRVERRAAAVGVLLTVAAFAMTVVLIGTGDFRIAPWDVVQTLLGNGTPATDFIVNDLRLPRVLVALLVGAALGISGAVFQSVSRNPLGSPDLLGFGYGSAVGALVVIILFKGGATEVAVGALVGGLLAGAVVYLLAYKQGIQGYRLVLVGIGVSAILVAVIQYLITKAQMIEATRAMVWLTGSLAGRDWAQVWPLLAVCAVLFPLVLGQGRALRMMEMGDDAAYALGVRVERTRLLLMLAAILLTTASSAAAGPISFVALAAPQLARRLTRSPGGNLLNAALMGSVLLMVSDWASQQAFGADQLPVGVVTGLVGGVYLLWLLVTERKAGRI
- a CDS encoding FecCD family ABC transporter permease codes for the protein MLVESPPEPERSAELEQGAAASVTRKRHAVRAAGLLAGLVVLAMIAVVSIAVGAKPMSLDEVWHGLFAYAGTPADVVVRDLRIPRTLLGLMVGLGLGLSGAVMQALARNPLAEPGILGVNAGAAAAVVSAISFFGASSLSEFVWWAFLGAAVVSVVVYVLGGSRSATPVRLALAGTAASAALVGYINAVQLMDSKALDKLRFWTVGSLASANMDTVRQVAPFLLLGAVLALSLGRPLNAMAMGDDTARALGAHLTRTRIGAMIAITLLCGAATAACGPIVFIGLMVPHLVRAFTGPDMRWVLAYSAVLSPVLLLGADIVGRVVTRPAELQVGVVTALIGGPVFIYLVRRKRMAQL
- a CDS encoding HAD-IIA family hydrolase, with product MTRQSRTSPAASEQSLHQAYDTALLDLDGVVYAGGEAIAHAVESLAAARADGMHLAYVTNNALRTPDAVAEHLGELGIPTEAGEVITSAQAVARLIAEQVEPGSKVLVIGGEGLRVALRERGLVPVDSAEEEGLAAVVQGYGGPDLPWGRFAEASYAINRGVPWFASNTDLTIPGARGIAPGNGAAVEVVRIATGAEPQVAGKPLPPMHRETVLRTGAERPLVVGDRLDTDIEGAFNGEVDSLLVLTGVTDAEQLLRAEPRHRPTYVDRDLRGLLTGQPEVEPCAEGFRCGGWTAVATNGGVLELRAEEGNEGSAGDPLDGLRALCAAAWTVAGDGVCTLDAAKALARLGL